CATGGTATCTACCTATCTATCTTTCTGTCTGTCTGTCTATCATAATATCTCCGTCTTTCTTTCGCCTCAAGGAGAAATAGAGCCGGATTATGCTGGAGAAGAGTACGGCGCTATCGCTGACCGCCTTCACCTTGGTGTTAGCGGCACCTTTATCCTCCCAGTGCACGGGCAGCTCCTTGATTCGGTACCCTTTGCGCTGCGCGCGCACAAGCAATTCGGTATCCCAGAACCAGTGCTCGTCCTGGATCTCATCCAGCAGGTGGAGAAGGGACGTTCTGCGGAAGGCTTTGAACCCGCACTGGTGATCGCGCAGCTTCGAGTGCAATATGAGTCGCACGAGGAAGTTATACACGGTGCTCAGTACGCTTCGTTTCAACGATCGCTTCGTTTCGCTCGCCCTGAGCAGGCGCGAGCCAATAGCGAGGTCATAGTGCTCGTCGCGGATGGCGCTGATGAGCGG
This genomic interval from Methanomicrobia archaeon contains the following:
- a CDS encoding glycosyltransferase family 2 protein: MREPGRDQVAVSVLFPAHNEAGKLEAAVEQTKRAITAVTPSYELVIAEDGSTDGSAELARAIAADDPFVRHMHSDARLGRGKALNRAFKAARGEVIMFMDVDLSTDLAYLKPLISAIRDEHYDLAIGSRLLRASETKRSLKRSVLSTVYNFLVRLILHSKLRDHQCGFKAFRRTSLLHLLDEIQDEHWFWDTELLVRAQRKGYRIKELPVHWEDKGAANTKVKAVSDSAVLFSSIIRLYFSLRRKKDGDIMIDRQTER